A window of the Phragmites australis chromosome 20, lpPhrAust1.1, whole genome shotgun sequence genome harbors these coding sequences:
- the LOC133901639 gene encoding cysteine desulfurase, mitochondrial-like has product MALSRRLLPLFLRRGVARAPARALSTAAAPAELLEEESITVKGVRISGRPLYMDMQATTPVDPRVLDAMLPFYLSRYGNPHSRTHLYGWESDAAVESARAHVAALVGADPREIFFTSGATECNNIAVKGVMRFYRDRRRHVITTQTEHKCVLDSCRYLQQEGFEVTYLPVRADGLVDLAQLEDAIRPDTGLVSVMAVNNEIGVVQPLEEIGRICKEKGVPFHTDAAQALGKIPIDVNRMGIGLMSLSAHKIYGPKGVGALYLRRRPRIRVEPQMSGGGQERGIRSGTVPTPLVVGFGAACEIAAQEMDYDHRRATALQQRLLDGIRAQVDDVVINGSMEHRYPGNLNLSFAYVEGESLLMGLKEVAVSSGSACTSASLEPSYVLRALGVEEDMAHTSIRFGIGRFTTEEEVDRATELTTHQVKKLRDMSPLYEMAKAGIDLKSIEWSQH; this is encoded by the coding sequence ATGGCCCtctcccgccgcctcctccccctcttcctCCGCCGCGGCGTTGCCCGCGCCCCCGCCCGCGCGCTCTCCACGGCCGCGGCCCCTGCCGAGTTGCTGGAGGAGGAGTCCATCACGGTCAAGGGCGTGCGCATCTCGGGGCGGCCGCTGTACATGGACATGCAGGCGACGACGCCCGTGGACCCGCGCGTCCTCGACGCCATGCTCCCCTTCTACCTTTCCCGCTACGGGAACCCGCACTCCCGCACCCACCTCTACGGCTGGGAGTCCGACGCCGCCGTGGAGTCCGCCCGCGCCCACGTTGCCGCCCTCGTCGGCGCCGACCCGCGCGAGATCTTCTTCACCTCTGGCGCCACCGAGTGCAACAACATCGCCGTCAAGGGCGTCATGCGCTTCTACcgcgaccgccgccgccacgtcATCACCACGCAGACCGAGCACAAGTGCGTGCTCGACTCCTGCAGGTACCTCCAGCAGGAGGGGTTCGAGGTCACCTACCTCCCCGTCCGCGCCGACGGGCTCGTCGACCTCGCGCAGCTCGAGGACGCCATCCGACCCGACACCGGGCTCGTCTCCGTCATGGCCGTCAACAACGAGATCGGCGTCGTGCAGCCGCTCGAGGAGATTGGGCGCATTTGCAAAGAGAAGGGCGTGCCGTTCCACACTGATGCCGCGCAGGCGCTTGGGAAGATCCCGATTGATGTCAACAGGATGGGGATTGGGCTCATGTCGCTGTCAGCGCACAAGATTTACGGGCCCAAGGGTGTGGGGGCGCTCTAccttcgccgccgcccccgcATCCGGGTGGAGCCGCAGATGAGTGGTGGCGGGCAGGAGCGTGGCATCCGCAGTGGGACGGTGCCCACGCCGCTTGTTGTTGGATTTGGTGCCGCATGTGAGATTGCAGCTCAAGAGATGGACTATGATCACAGGCGTGCCACTGCTCTGCAGCAGCGTCTTCTCGATGGCATCCGTGCACAGGTCGATGATGTTGTCATCAATGGAAGCATGGAGCACCGTTACCCAGGGAACCTGAACTTGTCATTTGCATATGTCGAGGGGGAGAGCTTGCTGATGGGGCTGAAGGAGGTGGCTGTGTCGAGTGGTAGTGCCTGCACCAGTGCCAGCTTGGAACCCTCATATGTGCTGCGGGCTCTGGGGGTGGAGGAGGACATGGCACACACCTCTATTCGCTTTGGCATTGGACGCTTCACCACCGAGGAAGAGGTAGACAGAGCAACTGAGCTCACTACGCATCAGGTGAAGAAGCTCCGTGACATGAGCCCACTCTATGAGATGGCCAAGGCTGGCATTGACCTCAAGAGCATCGAGTGGTCACAGCACTGA